A genomic stretch from Candidatus Methylomirabilota bacterium includes:
- the ftsA gene encoding cell division protein FtsA, with the protein MRRAKTQDLVVGLDVGTTKICAVIARPGAGGLDVVGVGTAPSRGLRRGIVVNIDSTVEAIRAAVGEAEQMAGVEVSGVHAGVAGGHIRGVNSRGVVAVSGKEREVSETDVERAVEAARAINLPQDREIIHVLPQNFIVDDGDGIREPIGMSGVRLEVEVHIVTGAVTSVQNVVRSVNRAGLAVHDIVLEPLASGEAVLYEDEKELGVVVIDIGGGTTDVALYRGGAVWHTAILPLGGDHITNDIAIGLRTPMADAEELKKRYGCALTSLVPAEETVDVASVGGRKPRRLSRQVLAEIIQPRVEEIFTLVARELARAGFPDAATSGVVVTGGTSILEGVPELAEGVFDLPVRRGAPLGVGGLGEVIGSPVYATAVGLALHGWRARPQGAAAQALGGHPLARLARRLSGIVNDIF; encoded by the coding sequence GTGAGACGCGCGAAGACGCAGGACCTCGTCGTCGGTCTCGACGTCGGCACCACGAAGATCTGCGCGGTCATCGCGCGGCCCGGCGCAGGCGGCCTCGACGTCGTCGGCGTCGGCACCGCACCCTCGCGCGGGCTCCGCCGCGGCATCGTCGTCAACATCGACTCGACGGTGGAGGCGATCCGCGCGGCCGTCGGCGAGGCGGAGCAGATGGCGGGCGTCGAGGTCTCGGGCGTTCACGCCGGCGTCGCGGGGGGGCATATCCGGGGCGTCAACAGCCGCGGCGTCGTGGCCGTCTCGGGCAAGGAGCGCGAGGTGAGCGAGACGGACGTCGAGCGCGCGGTCGAGGCCGCGCGCGCGATCAACCTGCCGCAGGACCGCGAGATCATCCACGTCCTGCCGCAGAACTTCATCGTGGACGACGGCGACGGGATCCGCGAGCCGATCGGCATGTCGGGCGTGCGGCTCGAGGTCGAGGTCCACATCGTCACCGGCGCGGTCACGTCCGTCCAGAACGTCGTCCGCTCGGTCAACCGCGCGGGGCTGGCGGTCCACGACATCGTGCTCGAGCCCCTCGCGTCGGGCGAGGCGGTCCTGTACGAGGACGAGAAGGAGCTGGGCGTCGTCGTCATCGACATCGGCGGCGGCACGACCGACGTCGCGCTCTACCGCGGCGGCGCGGTCTGGCACACGGCCATCCTGCCGCTCGGCGGCGACCACATCACCAACGACATCGCGATCGGCCTCCGCACCCCGATGGCGGACGCCGAGGAGCTGAAGAAGCGCTACGGCTGCGCGCTCACGTCCCTCGTGCCCGCCGAGGAGACGGTGGACGTGGCGTCCGTCGGCGGGCGGAAGCCCCGGCGGCTCTCGCGCCAGGTGCTCGCCGAGATCATCCAGCCGCGCGTCGAGGAGATCTTCACGCTCGTCGCGCGCGAGCTCGCGCGGGCCGGCTTCCCGGACGCGGCGACGTCCGGCGTCGTCGTGACCGGCGGGACCTCGATCCTCGAGGGCGTGCCGGAGCTCGCCGAGGGCGTGTTCGACCTGCCCGTGCGCCGCGGCGCGCCACTCGGCGTCGGCGGGCTCGGCGAGGTGATCGGGAGCCCGGTGTACGCGACCGCGGTCGGGCTCGCGCTCCACGGCTGGCGCGCGCGTCCGCAGGGCGCGGCCGCGCAGGCGCTGGGCGGCCACCCGCTCGCCCGGCTCGCGCGCCGGCTCAGCGGGATCGTGAATGACATCTTCTAG
- a CDS encoding FtsQ-type POTRA domain-containing protein, whose translation MPSGLVSPRARPATLPDLGERSAFVTGQRVERTRWRRRWLRRAVRVLPVAALLALASGGAALGTHWLLTTPRLAVASVEVRGTERLPAEQVRAAAAIAPGTNILRLDTTAVARRVAALPEVRRVDVVRELPNRVVIEVEERRPFALVHGGRLHWLDEEGRLLGLAPHAVAPEVPVVSGLSETELASLREAPAPKAQAAIALIKALLRSGSGLTAQISEIDMSRADGPVLYTVDGVEVRLGSEDWDERLARLEGVLGQAVTQDVRAVDLRFRHQVVLQRRGAR comes from the coding sequence GTGCCGAGCGGTCTCGTCTCGCCCAGGGCCCGGCCCGCGACGCTGCCCGACCTCGGCGAGCGCTCCGCCTTCGTCACGGGCCAGCGGGTCGAGCGCACGCGCTGGCGGCGGCGCTGGCTGCGCCGCGCCGTCCGGGTCCTGCCCGTCGCCGCGCTCCTCGCGCTGGCGTCCGGCGGAGCGGCGCTCGGCACGCACTGGCTCCTGACGACGCCGCGCCTGGCCGTCGCGAGCGTGGAGGTGCGCGGCACCGAGCGGCTGCCGGCCGAGCAGGTCCGCGCCGCCGCCGCGATCGCCCCGGGCACGAACATCCTCCGCCTCGACACGACGGCCGTCGCCCGCCGCGTCGCGGCGCTGCCGGAGGTCCGGCGGGTCGACGTCGTCCGCGAGCTGCCGAACCGCGTCGTGATCGAGGTGGAGGAGCGCCGGCCCTTCGCGCTCGTCCACGGGGGCCGGCTCCACTGGCTCGACGAGGAGGGCCGGCTCCTCGGGCTCGCCCCGCACGCGGTCGCGCCCGAGGTGCCCGTCGTGAGCGGGCTCTCGGAGACCGAGCTCGCCTCGCTGCGCGAGGCGCCCGCGCCGAAGGCGCAGGCGGCGATCGCGCTCATCAAGGCGCTCCTCCGGAGCGGCAGCGGCCTGACGGCCCAGATCTCCGAGATCGACATGAGCCGCGCGGACGGGCCCGTCCTCTACACGGTGGACGGCGTCGAGGTGCGCCTCGGCAGTGAGGACTGGGACGAGCGGCTGGCGCGCCTCGAGGGCGTGCTCGGCCAGGCCGTGACGCAGGACGTCCGCGCGGTGGACCTGCGGTTCCGTCACCAGGTGGTCCTCCAGCGGCGGGGGGCCCGGTGA
- the murB gene encoding UDP-N-acetylmuramate dehydrogenase: MLGEIRGEVRFKEPLSFHTSLRIGGAADIFVVPQDVDDIRHALLFAEREQLPVAVIGGGNNLLVMDRGVRGVVLRLEGCLGRAEFHGEEALAGAGVSLSALIREAAAVNLGGIECLVGIPATIGGALAMNAGTPDGWIGDFVSAVYYLHPDGTLGEFKPAAGAFTYRAFLPPTGAVLIGCRLRLARRPLADIQKDIRVRLKQKKATQPLALASAGCVWTNPPGEVAARLVEKCGLKGKRINGAEISSKHANFIVNRGGATAADIVALMDLTRERVQAHFGLLLEPEMRIVGE, encoded by the coding sequence ATGCTAGGAGAGATCCGGGGGGAAGTCCGGTTCAAGGAGCCCCTGAGCTTCCACACGTCGCTCCGCATCGGCGGCGCCGCGGACATCTTCGTGGTGCCGCAGGACGTGGACGACATCCGTCACGCCCTGCTCTTCGCCGAGCGCGAGCAGCTGCCCGTCGCGGTGATCGGCGGCGGCAACAACCTGCTCGTGATGGACCGCGGCGTCCGCGGCGTGGTGCTGCGCCTGGAGGGCTGCCTCGGCCGCGCCGAGTTCCACGGCGAGGAGGCGCTCGCGGGGGCCGGCGTGAGCCTCTCCGCGCTGATCCGCGAGGCGGCGGCGGTGAATCTCGGCGGCATCGAGTGCCTGGTCGGCATCCCCGCCACGATCGGGGGCGCGCTCGCGATGAACGCGGGGACGCCGGACGGATGGATCGGCGATTTCGTGAGCGCGGTGTACTACCTCCACCCGGACGGCACGCTCGGCGAGTTCAAGCCGGCCGCCGGCGCATTCACCTACCGCGCCTTCCTCCCGCCCACGGGCGCGGTGCTGATCGGCTGCCGGCTGCGCCTCGCGCGCCGGCCGCTGGCCGACATCCAGAAGGACATCCGCGTGCGCCTGAAGCAGAAGAAGGCGACGCAGCCGCTCGCGCTCGCGTCCGCCGGCTGCGTGTGGACGAACCCGCCGGGCGAGGTCGCCGCGCGGCTCGTCGAGAAGTGCGGCCTCAAGGGCAAGCGGATCAACGGCGCGGAGATCTCCTCCAAGCACGCCAACTTCATCGTGAACCGCGGCGGCGCGACGGCGGCCGACATCGTCGCGCTGATGGACCTCACGCGTGAGCGCGTCCAGGCGCACTTCGGGCTCCTGCTCGAGCCCGAGATGCGGATCGTCGGGGAGTAG